ATAATAAATCATCAGATGAAAAATAAATAATCTCGTTTTATTATTATAATGATATGAAAATCTTATCATCTGGCAAATCTATGAAAATCGATCAAATTAAAGCATTCATCGCGGTAGTAGAAACTGGCAGTTTTCGTTCTGCCGCCGACACCATTCATAAAACTCAGCCCAGTATCAGTGCGGCTGTGAAGGCATTAGAGCAGCAGTACAAGATTACCCTGTTCGATCGCAACAACTATCGACCCAGCCTCACCGCAGAAGGCCATGCATTTTTTCGTCAAGCGAAGAAACTTATGTCACAAGCCACGCAATTAGAGTCTCTGGGTCACGAGTTAGCGAAAGGTGTAAGCACTTCTCCGCTACACCTTTGCTTAAGCCAGATCAGCGTCAACCAGGACTGTTTGAATCGTATACAAGCTTTTCAAACTCAACATAACGACATTGATTTGAATCTTTCGACAGACCACCTCTATGGTCTACAAGACAGACTCGCAAAAGGTAAAGCTGAAATAGCCATTGGCCCACGTTATGGCTTAGATGATCGTCACTCTATGCTAGAACTCTATAAAATGGAGATGATTACTGTCTTGAGTCCAAATTTATTGGCGAAATTGCATGCCACCAGCAATAAACTCAAACAATCGGCTCTACATAACCTACCTCAAATTCTTGTCGCCAATACATCAAGTAACGATTCCAGTCATGGTCATCGACATGTTCTAGCCACCGGCAAACGCTGGTATGTAAATGATTTTCAAGTGAAAAAAAGCTTACTTTTGAGTGGACTAGGCTGGGCGAGAATGCCCAAGCACATGATTTTGACCGAGCTGGAAGCAGGGCAATTGCTGCCAGTCGAGGTGGAAAACTTCATCTCACATAATGACGTCGCTATCTACATGGTGCGTTTACGACAACAAACGCATAGCTATCAAGTAAATCTTTTCTGGGAAATGATGCGTCACTATCAAAGTTCGTAGACTGCTCATGCTTGTGTTGAATTTATTAACTAAAATAACAGAAGCTCCGCACACTTTGCCCCCTAATAATAGACTAAGCAAGGCGCCTGAATGGCAAGTAATAGTCAATTGCCTAGCAGTCTAAGATACGAGACATTAGTCAAAGCTTAAACAATAACACTGAAGAGAAAATCCGTTAGCTTAAAAGACTTCTTGAAGTGCTTTTCAGCAACCTTCCCTAGATCTTGTGTCAAATTAGAGCACACAACTCAAAAAAGCACTTTAATAATTCTTTTATTTACTAAAAATGGATATTACATTTTTCTTCTATAAAGCCACTCCTTTCCCCCAATAAAATACAACACTTTGTTATTAAATAGATAATTAATATTTTTAGTTATTTCCATTTAATAAAAAACTTATGGCATACTTATTGAATAGATGAATTTTCAAGTAAAAATTCATCTATTCAATGCACAGCGATTTTCAAGCATTATCGCTTAATGCAACTTTATATAAACAAGATCCGGATGTACTGAATTAGAGCTGATATCACTTTAGAACAATTAGCTATGCCTTCATTGTTATGGATGAATGCATACCAATATAGGAGAACACCATGTCTCGTAAGTCTATTATAGCCAGTCTTTTTTCTTCAATTGCCATGCTTGGCGCAGCCAACTCCATCGCCAGTCCTGTTCGACTTGATATTCAAAGCGCTTGGCCACTTTCCTTACCTGCCAGCGGCCAAAGTGCTCAACACTTCACAGACAAAATCAAAGAAACGGCAGGGGATGAACTGAGAGTAAAACTCTACTCTGCAGGTAAATTAGTGCCTTCACTTGAAATTTTCGATGCTGTACAGCAAGGAAGTCTTGACGCAGGTTACACCTCACCGCTTTATGTTGCTGGACGTTTTCCCGCTTTACAACTGTTTGGCGGTGTACCATTCGGCCCTAGTGCATTGAGCTATTTAGACTGGGTATATAATGGCGGCGGTTTAGACATTTGGCGAGATATTTATGCCAAGCAAGGTGTCATGACTCTTCCTTGTGGCCTCATGGACAGTGAAGCTGGCGGTTGGTACAACTTTGAAATCA
The window above is part of the Marinomonas sp. THO17 genome. Proteins encoded here:
- a CDS encoding LysR family transcriptional regulator; its protein translation is MKIDQIKAFIAVVETGSFRSAADTIHKTQPSISAAVKALEQQYKITLFDRNNYRPSLTAEGHAFFRQAKKLMSQATQLESLGHELAKGVSTSPLHLCLSQISVNQDCLNRIQAFQTQHNDIDLNLSTDHLYGLQDRLAKGKAEIAIGPRYGLDDRHSMLELYKMEMITVLSPNLLAKLHATSNKLKQSALHNLPQILVANTSSNDSSHGHRHVLATGKRWYVNDFQVKKSLLLSGLGWARMPKHMILTELEAGQLLPVEVENFISHNDVAIYMVRLRQQTHSYQVNLFWEMMRHYQSS